The window GGATGGTTTCGGCAGCGACGGCCCAGTCCGCATGAGGCAGGCGCCCATGCAAAGCGGCAGCCCGGAGGGCCCGGTCCAGGGTGACCCAACACATCACTTTGGTGTACACGTGGTGCCTTGGGGCCCTTCGTGCTTCCCAAATCCCGTGGTCTGGTTCGTGCCAGCGGGCCAGCACCGCATGGGCCATCTGCTCTATCAGGAACCAGTGTTCATCGGGCAGGAACCCGCGGCGCTCGGCAAGATCATGGATCAGCTCCGCAATGGGCCCGAACACATCCAACTGCACCTGGTGGTCTGCCGCGTTGCCAATGCGCACCGGCCGTGAGCCCGCGTAACCGGGCAGGCTCTCCACGATTGCCTCCGTGGAGAGCGGCGCCCCGGTCACCGAGTAGAGCGGATGCAGCCACTCGGGCCCCGGTGCATTCTGGAGGATGCGGTCCAGCCAGGCCAGGAAACCGTCGGCCTCCTGCGTGGAGCCCAACGACACCAGCGCGTTCACGGTCATGGACCCGTCACGCAGCCAGCAGTAGCGGTAATCCCAGTTCCGGGTCCCGCCGATGCCCTCAGGCAGTGAGGTGGTGGGTGCGGCCAGCACAGCGCCGGTGGGCTCATGAACAAGCGACTTAAGCACCAGAGCGGATCGGCGCACCAACGACGTTTTGATGCTGGGCAGTTGCAGTGCCTTGATCCAATCGCGGGAAGACTGCCCGACGGCGGTACGCCGGTTTGGTTCGCCGCCCGGGTCCGCGGGTGGCGGCTCGGTGTCACCACAGCGAAGGTTCAGCACCACAGGACCATGGTTGAGGGGAACTTCCGCCGTGGCCGTGGCATATTTGCCGTCGCTGGTGATCCGGAATGAGACTCCAGGCGCGGAGAGGATGATCGGGTCCGAGGTACCCATAATGTGTACTTCTTCACCGCGGAGCTCCATGCTGAAGGGCGCGTTGGCATAGTCCGGCCTGGGCGCAAAGACCACTCGCGCGGTGCCCGTCCCGGAAAGCACCCGCACCAGGCTGGTGATGCCTTCAGGTGCCGGCTCCAAGTAGTCGGTCACCGTGACGTCAGCCCAGCGCGTCTCCACGATCATGGTGTTATCCACATACCGCTGCGCGAGCACCTGTGATGGTTTCACCGGTTCTATGCTGAAATGACCGGCGGGTTCACCGCCAAGAATGTGGGCAAAAATGGATCCCGAATCCGGAAGGGGGTGACTCATCCAGCAGACTTTGGCGTCCGGGGTCAGCAATGCTGTTGAGCTCCCGTTGCCGATCATGGAATGCCGTTCCAGCCCCACCGCATCTTCGCCGAACAGCCAAGCCCGCCGAAGTTCGAACAACAAAGCCAGCACCCGCGCAAAGGCTTCCGGGTCCGCAATGGTGTGCGCCGCCGTCGTATCCCCCGGGCCTACATGCAGGCCGAGGTCCGGTCCGCGCAGGGTGGCGATGGCTTTTTCGTCGCTCTCGGCATCACCTGCGTAGAGCGCGGCGCTCACGCCGAGCCGTGCGCGTAGCTGCTCAAGCGCCTGCCCCTTGGCAGGCTCTTCCACGGTGAGGTCCAAAACGGTGCCATCGATGATGAAGTACAGACCGAACTCAATGGCAATCTTCTGCGAAAGGAAAATCACCCGATCCACCACCTCGGGGGTGGCCGGCCGGGTATGCACCGCCACCCCTACGGGCTTACGGACAATGCTGATGCCCTTCTCAAAGCCCATCGCCTCGGTCAACGCCGTAGCCACCTGTTGGAGCAACTGTTCCGTGGCCAAAGACAGGGAGTAGGCGTAGCCCATATCGAACTCCACACCGTGGGAACCCACCAGATGGACCTCGGCCGGAAGCCGGGAAACCGCTGCAAGGTCCCGCAAGGACCGCCCGGAGATGATGGCCGTGTGCGTGTTGGGCAAGGCTGCGAGCGCACGGAGCGCCACAGCCGCACTGTCCAGCGGCAACGTTTCGGTGGACACGCCCTCAGCGGAGCAGAGCGTCCCCCCGTAGTTGCACGCCACCAGCAGGCCGGGGACGCGCGCGAGCTCCCTGAGTTCCGCAAACAGCTGCGGCGTGATTCCGCTCTCCGCGTCAGATTGGAGAACGGTGCGAAGGAGGCCAAGCGGGAGAGACTTCATGAGCAGCGCCGAGTCGGCTACTGCTTGGTTCAGGTGCGTGGGCATGGCGAATC is drawn from Arthrobacter sp. 31Y and contains these coding sequences:
- a CDS encoding trehalase-like domain-containing protein, whose amino-acid sequence is MPTHLNQAVADSALLMKSLPLGLLRTVLQSDAESGITPQLFAELRELARVPGLLVACNYGGTLCSAEGVSTETLPLDSAAVALRALAALPNTHTAIISGRSLRDLAAVSRLPAEVHLVGSHGVEFDMGYAYSLSLATEQLLQQVATALTEAMGFEKGISIVRKPVGVAVHTRPATPEVVDRVIFLSQKIAIEFGLYFIIDGTVLDLTVEEPAKGQALEQLRARLGVSAALYAGDAESDEKAIATLRGPDLGLHVGPGDTTAAHTIADPEAFARVLALLFELRRAWLFGEDAVGLERHSMIGNGSSTALLTPDAKVCWMSHPLPDSGSIFAHILGGEPAGHFSIEPVKPSQVLAQRYVDNTMIVETRWADVTVTDYLEPAPEGITSLVRVLSGTGTARVVFAPRPDYANAPFSMELRGEEVHIMGTSDPIILSAPGVSFRITSDGKYATATAEVPLNHGPVVLNLRCGDTEPPPADPGGEPNRRTAVGQSSRDWIKALQLPSIKTSLVRRSALVLKSLVHEPTGAVLAAPTTSLPEGIGGTRNWDYRYCWLRDGSMTVNALVSLGSTQEADGFLAWLDRILQNAPGPEWLHPLYSVTGAPLSTEAIVESLPGYAGSRPVRIGNAADHQVQLDVFGPIAELIHDLAERRGFLPDEHWFLIEQMAHAVLARWHEPDHGIWEARRAPRHHVYTKVMCWVTLDRALRAAALHGRLPHADWAVAAETIRGEVLREGWDSSAASYTVAYDSPDLDAAVLHIGLSGLLDVQDQRFLDTVTAVERELRVGPTVFRYRYDDGLPGLEGGFHICTTWLIEAYLAVGRLDDALELFNQLVALFGPTGLLPEEYDPGTETHLGNHPQAYSHLGFIRCAQLLDYYLASADVE